In Andrena cerasifolii isolate SP2316 chromosome 11, iyAndCera1_principal, whole genome shotgun sequence, the genomic stretch ACACGCATGACGGTGCTATCGTTTGTAAGTGTCTGCTCGGATAACAGTGCCTTAATGCAAATGTATACGTCGCTATGCTCTAAGAATAAAACATGTATTGCGTAGCTACTCATTTGTCTTTACttctattaattaatttaagttCGAACATCCTTAAAAGTTTTTccgttttccattgtttccatCCGTATGGTATGTGCAGGCGGGAATCACAGCAGCGCCGGCGCGTGCTGTTTCTGCTGTCAAGAATATGAATATACCGCAGCAGATAAAGGACATGAAGTTGCCTGACCTGCCGCAGGCTATAAAAGATCTCAAATTCTGACCAGCCGTTACTTCGTTGGCCCCGAGCTGACTGGTTTCCTCTACGATTCCGAGTGCAACCGATACCGCAACAAGggtttttttcccctccctacAAGTGAACGAAAATGCACCGATACTGCCCACGAACACTTCGTACGTCTCGTCCCAACGGTACCAGAATTAGACAGTGAAGACTGCATTGACTCTCGAGGTTGCTAAAAATCACTTCCAGAGCGAAGATGATTTTtattgtgaaatttaaacagGATCTATAAATATCCAACTTTCGAACATGAGAAATAACCAAAGTGCATTTATCGACATACGCGAAAAAGTAAAGACTTGTAAATCTAAAAATACTAATTCAGTATTTTACATTCATATTGTACCAAAAAAGAAATCTCCATTATTGTGTAATCcacataaaattataatttctctaCTGAATGATCAGAGATGTTAGATATCGATGTTATATTGTATGAAAtaagtatttaataaatattataatactgCAAGTGAACTTTCATTTCCCAAAGATTACCAATGAATCTTCAGTACACTTTAATTACTTATGTCTTATTGCTTTAAACCgtgtcttttttattatttatgccTGTAAGAAATTGAACAAATGTGTCGCCACGAACAGCTCCGAAATAACAGAGTTATGAAATAAAGAATTACTTCCTGGACAAAGCAATTTCGTTTCTAATTGTACTCCATATGTATCCAGTACCCCTCTCCGTAAGCGCTGGCGGATACAGTGTATTTTTCAGCTTATAGTAATCTGATGGAGCGTGCATTACAAATTCCATGCATTCCAGTTTACGCGGCAGATCTTCTTCCGGACCTATAATATAGGTCTCGGGACTAAATCCTTCATCCGGTGGTGGGCTGGACATAAAGAACGATTATGTTTTATAATCTAAAGTCAATAGGCTCATAAATATATATCTTAGTGTCTTACCTCGCCGTGGTAGGCAGAAGCCAAGTCACAGCAGCACTTTTTTCACAGTATTGATCTGTGAGTAAACCTCGTATTTGAGCGTAATAAATTCCTCCATCGACATCTTGCATAGAAACTATATCGCCCACTTGAAAATAAGTGCCCTTGTAGAACACAAAGCTACTGGTGACCGGAGTTGCTGTGGCCGTTGGTGCTTTAACTGGCTGCAGGGCACAGGAAATAATGTAGAGCGTGTGAAGTTAATTAGTAGAGGAACAAGTGCACGTACAGTTTTCTTGAATAAGTTCCTCCGTCCTTTCCCCTTGGGCAGGATCTTGTGCGAGATACCCGTTTTGGAATTACAGTATCTAGTGATCCTCGTACTTCTTCTGGTAGGCTTCAGCAAGCCTCCCTTGTCCTCCTCCTCGTTCCTCGCGGCGGGATTCGTCTCGGAGCTTCTCTCGTCTTCAAGGCAGGTATTGCAAAGGTTACCGGTCTCGGTGGAGTGCCAAAGCGGGGTCTCTCGCGTCCCACACTTGACACATTCGGGTTTATCGCCGAGAGGCATTGAATTCTAATTAATTCGATCTCATCGATCTATTTGCCGACAGTCAACCGACGAACGTTCCTTTCAATCTGCTCCGTGATCTTTTCGTCGATTGGATTCCACCGAATATCATTTTGATTAT encodes the following:
- the LOC143374613 gene encoding GATA zinc finger domain-containing protein 1, with product MPLGDKPECVKCGTRETPLWHSTETGNLCNTCLEDERSSETNPAARNEEEDKGGLLKPTRRSTRITRYCNSKTGISHKILPKGKGRRNLFKKTPVKAPTATATPVTSSFVFYKGTYFQVGDIVSMQDVDGGIYYAQIRGLLTDQYCEKSAAVTWLLPTTASPPPDEGFSPETYIIGPEEDLPRKLECMEFVMHAPSDYYKLKNTLYPPALTERGTGYIWSTIRNEIALSRK